Within the Gemmatimonadaceae bacterium genome, the region CGGGTGGAAGCGGCGCTACTCGCACATCGACCTCATCGCCCCGCGCGAGCGCACGCTGGAAGGGATGATCCTCGCCTGGAGCCCGGCGACGACGAAGCCGGTGGAGGGCGACGTCGTCGTCATTCCCGAGTTGGCCGACAGCGCGGCGGTCAAGGCCTGGCTGCCTAACGTGAAGGGGAAGTTTGTCCTCCTCTCGGCGCCGGAGCCCACGTGCCGCCCCGACGAGAACTGGGAACGGCTGGCGCGGGCGCCCTCGGTGACGGCGATGAAGGCGGCGCGCGATTCGTCCAAGCGTTTCTGGAACCAGCGCGCCCAAAAGCTTGGCAGCGACCCGTTCCCGCTCCTCGATGCGAGCGGTGCGGCGGGCGTGGTGACGACGCTCTGGTCGGCGGGATGGGGGGTGAACAAGGTGTTCAGCGCGCGCACGAAGAACGTCCCGGTGATGGACCTGAGCTGCGAGGACTATGGGCTGCTGCACCGCCTGGCGGCCAACAACCAGGGGCCGAAGATGCGCCTCGATGCGCGCGCCGAGAACCTCCCGGATGCGCCGATGTTCAACGTGGTGGCCGAGCTCAAGGGGACGGAGAAGCCTGACGAGTACGTCTTGTTAGGCGCGCACCTCGACTCGTGGGACGGCGCCTCGGGGGCGACCGACAACGGGACGGGGACGGTGATGATGATGGAGGCGATGCGCCTGCTCAAGGCGGCGTATCCCAATCCCAAGCGGACCATCCTGGTGGGGCACTGGGGAGCGGAGGAGCAGGGGCTGATTGGTTCGCGCGCCTTCGCCGAGGATCACCCCGAGGTGGTGAACGGGCTGCAGACCGCGTTCAACCAGGACAACGGGACGTGGCGCATCGAGTACATCCGGATGATGGGACTCACCGGGGCGGCGCAGCACTTCGGGCGCTGGTTCAGCGCGATTCCCTCGGAAATCGAGTCGCTGATCGATCTCGACATTCCCGGCGTTCCCGAGACCGGCGGGAGCGACCACATGTCGTTCCTGTGCGCCGGCGCGCCGTCGTTCCGGTTGCAGTCGAATTATCCTGACTATCGTCAGTACACCTGGCACACCAACCGCGACACGTACGACAAGCTGATCCTGGACGATCTGAAGAACAACGCGACGCTGGCGGCGATGCTGGCGTACCAGGCGTCGGAGGATCCGGAGCGCGTGGGGCGCGACAAGCGCGTGAACAAGACGGCGGCAGGGAGCGACGTGCCGTGGCCGCGCTGCCCGCAGGCGCGGCGCACGCCGCCGCAGCGTTAGGCGGAGGGGAGGAAACCCAACACGAGGAGCGCGGCCGCATGCGAGACGACGGCGTCACCAGGCGAGACTTCCTCAACGGCGTGAGCATGGCCGTCGGCGCGTCGATGCTGGCGCCGTGGGGCGACCTCATTGCGCAGGGGTGGGACTACGGCGCCGACTACTATCCGCCGGCAAAGACCGGGCTGCGCGGGACGCACGATGGGGCGTGGGAGAACATGCACGCCCGCGTGGCGGGAAAGACGTGGAAGCGCGGCGCCCCCGAGGAGCAGTACGACCTCATCGTCGTTGGCGGGGGGATCAGCGGATTGTCGTCGGCGTTCCACTTCCGCAAGCAGCGGCCCAACGCGCGCATCCTCGTCCTCGACAACCACGACGACTTCGGCGGGCACGCCAAGCGCAATGAGTTCTCCATCAACGGCGAGACGCGCATTGGCTATGGCGGGACCGAGTCGATCGACACGCCGTCGGCCTACACGGCGGTTGCGCGCGAGACGCTCAAGGAGATCGGGATCGTCACGCAGCGCTTCTATGACTACTTCGACCAGACGCTCTACGCCAAGCTGGGGCTGAGCAAGTCGATCCTCTTCGACCAGGAGAACTTCGGCGTCCGGAAGCTGGTGACGGGATACGGGAAGGTGTCGTGGGAGGAGTTTGCTAGGAACGCCCCGCTCAACGACCAGGCGCGCGCCGACTTCATCCGCGTGCAGACGGAAGAGAAGGACTACCTTCCCGGCCTGTCGCGCGAGGAGAAGTATGCGAAGCTGAGCAAGGTGAGCTACGAGGCGTGGTTGCGCGACACCTGCAAGGTGGACCGCCAGTTGCTCGAACTGTATCGCAAGTTCGGGATCTCGTTCTGGTGCGTGGGGATCGACCAGATTCCCTGCACGTCGGTGCACGAGTACGACGGCGGGATGCCGGGGCTGGACCACACGCTGCCGCGCTTTGGGCACCGCGGCGACGAGCCCTACATCTTCCACTTCCCCGACGGCAACGCCTCGGTGGCGCGCTCGCTGGTGCGCGCGCTGATCCCGGCGGCGATGCCGGGGACGACGATGGAAGACCTGGTGACGACGCGCGCCGACTATGCGCAGCTGGACCGGAAGGGGGCGCAGGTGCGCATCCGCCTCAACAGCACTGCGGTGCACGTGGCGCACGCCGTCAGCCGCAAGGCGGTGGACGTCACCTACGTCACCAGCACCGGCGGGGCGCACACGGTGCGCGCGCCGCGCGTCATCCTCGCCAGCTACAACATGGGGATCCCCTACCTGTGCCCCGAGCTTCCGGCGGCGCAGAAGAAGGGGCTGAGCTACGGCGTGAAGGTCCCGCTCACCTACACCAAGGTCCTCGTCCCCAACTGGCGGGCATTCGCGCGGCTTGGGACCGACTTCGTGTACTACACCAAGGACTTCTTCAAGCAGGTGGAGCTCGACTACCCGGTGTCGATCGGGAAGTACAAGCGTTCGCAAACGCCTGACGACCCGATGGTGCTGCACATGTGCTACGTGCACCTCGACCCGGTGAAGACGGGGCCCGAGGGGTGGCGCGAGGGGCGGCGCAAGCTGATGGAGACGTCGTTCGCGCAGTTCGAGTTCCACGTGCGCGACCAGCTCGACGCGGCGCTCAAGGGCGGTGGCTTCGACGCCGAGCGGGACATCAAGGCGATCACGGTGAACCGCTGGCCACACGGGTATGCGTACTCGCCGGGGTTGCTGTGGGAGCCGCCCTACGCGTCCGAAGCAGAGAAGCCGTGGGTGATCGGGCGGCAGCCGTTCGGGCGCATCGCGATCGCCAACTCCGATGCCGGCGCGCAGGCCGACACCAACTCGGCGATCACGCAGGCGGCGCGAGCGGTCGGGGAGGTGCTGGCGGCGGTGTAGGCGCAAGGTCGCGCCCGCTTTCCGCCGGTTGTCGCGCCGGCGCCACGCGTTGACAAGGCGCGCGTGGGAGTGGATAACTGATGCCCCGCCCATCATGCTCGTCACGCCACTTACGTGGGAGTCCAGACATGCTCGAGTTCGCCCCGATACTCGCCGGCGCCGTGGCCGGGCGCGCGAGCGCGTTGCTCCTGACGGAACGCCATCGTGCCTGGTCGTGGTGCGCCGCCGCGCTCGCCGGCGTGGGGGTGAGCGTCCTGGCCGGCGAACCCGCCATCAGTGTCGTCTTTCCAGCCGTCGACGCGCTGCTGGGGTGTGCCGGCTACCTGGCCGCACGCGTCACGGAGTCGGCGCTACGCGCCTATCGCACGTCGAACAGGTAGCTGCTCATGAACTGCAGCGTCGCTTCCGACTCGGCGACGCGGTAGGCCAGGAGGTCGCCCGTCGTCACCATCCCCACGAGTCGTCCTTCGTCGACCACGGGGAGGTGGCGAATGCGTCGCGCCGACATGAGGGCGGCGCACTCGTCGATGCCGGTGTGCAGCGGCATCGTGACGACGTCGGACGTCGCGACATCGCGCACCATCGTGTGCGCCGCATCGCGCCCCGAGGCCACCACGCGGCGCAGGATGTCGCGCTCGGTGAAGATGCCCACGATGCGTTCGTCGGCATCGAGCACGACCACCCCGCCAATCCCGCGCCGGTTCATCAACTGCGCCGCTTCGAGCACCGAGGCGTTGGGGCCAACGGCATGAACGTCGCCGCCCTTGCGGTCGATCAAGGCCTGGATCGTGGGCATCGCGCAGCCTCCGTTTAGGGGTGAAACGATGCTACAGTCGTGGTGGGGCTGGCGCCAGAGGCGCGGCGCGGCGCCGGGGCGCGCCGCCGACGGGGGACGGGGGACGGGAGACGGGAGTTCGGTGGCGCCCGGGTGGGGGTGGTGTGCGGGGGGGAGGCGCCGAGTGATGTGCGCAACACGCGGGGCGCCCCGCTCCACTCAGCGACTCCCGCGTCGACGCGCAGCGTCGCGCAGCCTCGCGCGCCCGCATGGACCATCGTTCCGCCGAACAACAGATTCCACCATCGCACTCGCCCCACCACCCGGCGTCGCGCAGCGACGCCACTCCCGTCTCCCGTCTCCCGTCTCCCGTCCCGTCTCCCGTGTCCCCTCCCCGCCTCATCACCGGTCTCATCCTCACCCTCCTCTCCGTCCGAGCCGCCGCAGCAGCTTCCCCGCAGTCCGTCACCAGGGAGTCTTTCGGCACCACGCGCGCCGGCGACGCGGTGGATCGCTACACGCTGCGCAACGCGCACGGCGTCGAGGTGCAGGTGATCACATACGGGGCGATCATCACCTCGCTGCGCACGCCGGACCGGGCTGGACGCTTCGACGACATCGTCCTGGGCTTCGACCGCCTCGCCGACTACGAGGAGAAGTCGCCGTACTTCGGTGCCGTCGTGGGACGCGTGGCCAATCGCGTGGCGCGCGGGCGCTTCACGCTCGACGGCAAGGAGTACACGCTCGCCGTGAACAACGGCCCCAACGCGCTGCACGGCGGGCTGAAGGGCTTCGACAAGGTCATCTGGCGCGCCGAGTCGTTCAAGAATGATACGAGCGTCGGCGTGGTGCTGACCTACACGAGCAAGGACGGCGAGGAGGGGTATCCGGGCACGCTGGCGGTGCGCGTGACGTACACACTCACGCAGCACGACGCGCTCGTCGTGGATTATCACGCCACGACCGACAAGGCGACGCCGGTGAATCTGTCGCAGCACACGTACTGGAACCTGGCGGGGACCGGGCCGGGGCGCGCGCCAAACGCTCCGCTGCTGGACGCCGGTGCCCACGTGTTGACGATCCATGCCACGTCGTACACCCCGGTCGACTCGACGCTGATCCCGACCGGTGAGATTGCCCGCGTGGCTGGGACGCCGTTCGACTTCCGCACGCCGACGGCGATCGGCGCACGCATTGGCGACAGGCACCAGCAGTTGCGATTCGGCGGCGGTTACGACCACAACCTCGTTCTCGACCGCGCCGTGCGCGACGGCAAACGCACGGCGATCCGCGTGGAGGAACCAACGACCGGTCGCACCCTCGACATCGCCACCACCGAGCCCGGGGTGCAGTTCTACAGCGGCAACTTCCTGGACGGAACGCTCACCGGGAAAGCAGGCCGTCGCTATGCGTATCGCGGGACCGTGGTGCTCGAGACGCAGCACTATCCCGATTCGCCCAATCATCCCGGATTTCCCAACACGATCCTGCGTCCGGGCCAAACGTTCCGAAGCCGGACCGTGTTCACATTCGGCGTGAAGTCGTAGCGCCAAGCCAGCGTCCTACCTCGCAGTTGTCCGGAGTGGACGGGGGATTGAGCCGGCCGCTCCCCTTCCGCCCCCCCCCGGCCGCGCCCCGCGCGGCCACTCCCGTCTCCCGTCTCCCGTCTCCCGTCCCCCGTCCGCCCTTGATGCGCCCCCTCCGCACTCTCGCCGCACTCACCCTCCTCGCCCTCGCTGCAGCCCTCGTGTTGTATCTCAAGCACAACCCCGAGACCGCGATACTCGACGATGCGGCGCGCCGTTCGGCGCCCGGCAAGTTCGTGCAGCTGGCGGATGGCGTCACGCACTACGATGTCACGGGCCCCGATGCCGGGCCCCCCGTCGTCCTCGTCCACGGCTTCTCCGTCCCCTCGTACATCTGGGACTCGACCGTGGTCGCGCTCAGCCGTGCAGGTTACCGCGTCATTCGCTACGACGTCTATGGGCGCGGTTGGTCCGATCGTCCCGATGTGGCGTACGACGGCGCGCTCTTCGACCGGCAGCTCGATGGGCTCCTCGACTCATTGCACGTGACGGAACCCGTGCACCTGATGGGGCTCTCGTTCGGCGGCTTCGTCACCGGGCACTTCGTTCCCGGCCATCGCGCGCGCGTGCGCACGCTCACCCTGGTCGACCCCGTGGCGTCGTCCACGCCGGTGCCCTCGTTCATGGGATGGCCCGTCGTCGGTGACTGGATCTGGCAGGTGACGCGCGTCCCCGGGATGGCCGACAACCAGGCATCGGACTTCCTCCACCCCGAACACTGGCCCGACTGGGCCGACCGCTACCGCCCGCAGATGCAGTACAAGGGGTTCGGGCGCGCGCTGCTGCGGTCGGGGATGACCTCCGGGCGCACCAACTACGACTCGCTGTACGCCGCCGTGGGGAGGAGCGGCGTACCGGTGTTGCTCATCTGGGGGCGACAGGACCAGACGGTGCCGATCGAGAAAGCCGACGTGCTCAAGCGCGCCATTCCGTCGCTCGAGTTCCTCGCCGTCGACTCGGCGGGGCACCTTCCGCACATGGAACAGCCATTGCTCGTGCACACGCGCATGCGCGCGTTCCTGGGGGCGCATGACCTGCCGTCCGCGTCACCCGTCGCGTTCGACAGCGCGGCGGTGAGGCGTTAGGCGACCGTGTGCGCACGCGCCCGTGTGCGCATGCGCCCGTGTGCGCATGCGCCCGTCGCAGCATGCAGCTGCCGGTGGTCGCGATACGGCGACGCCCAGAGTTCTACCGCGCCCCCGTCCTGGGCACCAGCGCGACGATCCGCACCGGTCCGCCGGAGCCGCCTTCGATCTTCATCGGCAGGGCGATCACCGTTGCGCCCCTGACCGGAAGCGCCTCGAGGCGCGCGACGTTCTCCAGCCCGAGGACGCTCGCCGCCGAGGCGATCTGGTGGACCTTGAAGTCCTTGCTGGGGCCGTAGTCGATGGAGGCGACATCCGCGCCTAACGCGGTGACCTTGCGTTCCCGCACGAGGAGCGTCGCGGCGTCGACGCCATAGCTGGGGAAGTGAAGCTTCGAGGCGTCACCAGGCGTGTCGTCGCCCAGGTACGCCTTGGCATTCGGCCAGCGCACGCCCCACCCCGTGCGGAGCATGACGAAGGCACCACGCGGGATGCGACCGTTCTTCCGTTCCCACGCGAGCACGTCGTCGACGGTGAGGCGGTAGTCGGCATCCTTGGCCGCTTTCGCGCTGATGTCGATGACGACGGCGGGAGCGATGAGCTGCTCGACGGGGATACGGTCGGCGGTGAGTCCCCCCTTGTGGAAGTGAATGGGGGCATCGAGGTGAGTCCCCCCGTGCTCGGGGGCGGCGAAGGTGTACGACGAATAAAAGTAGCCGCCAGGCGTGTCGCCAAAGGCGACCTCTTGCAGCTGGAAGCCCGTCTTCGCCGTCGGCCAGTAGAGCGTCTTGGCATTGAGCGGGTGCGTGAGGTCGACGACACGATAGCGGGTGAGGTCGATGGCCTGCGCGTGCGTGGAGATTGGTGCGGTGACGGCGAACAGGGCGGCGAGGGCGAGGCGTTTGGGCATCGGCGATCACTCGGGAAGGGAGGGCGCGTGCTTCTGCTGGAGAACGCGGAACTCCACGGGGTGGTGTGACTGTCGCGCTGAACCTTCATCGCGCGCCTCGATACTCCGTTTAACTCCGTGTTCCCTGCGGCACAAGAACCTGCGGTTCTTCGTCGATCCGGCACCACAGCGAACCTCGGAAAGGGCGCCCGACTTGACAAGTGCCAAGCCCTTTCGCCGCAGGGAACGCTGGGTTTCGCGGAGTGCAAGCGAACCTGCGATATGTGGCGATCCTTCAGTCCAGCAAGCCCCCACCCCTCGACCGCACGATCGTGTCGCAACGATTGCCGCCGCGCGCTCGGCACCGCATCTTCGCCAAACCCCTTCCCAACGCTATGGCACTCGATCCCGATCCCTCGCGCGACGCCCTCTCGCGCCGCGCCGCGATCACCCGCCTCGCCGCGGGCGTCGTCGCCGCCCCGGCCATCCTGCGCGGGCGCTACCCGCTCTTTCGCCCGCATGATGCGCGCTACGCCATCGAATACTCGGCGCGCGCCATCAAGCTGGTGCAGGAGTCGGTCGTCATCGACCTGCTCAACCAGTTCCGCTTCGCCGACTTCGCCGAGAAGCCGCCCAAGAGCCAGCTCTGGCTCAGCAAGCCGCGCAGCATGACGCCGGCCGATTGGGAGGTGTATCGCACCAGCGGCTACACGGTCATCTGCCTTGGCCATGCCCCGCGCGACTACGCCGACGGGCTCCGCTTCTTCGCCGAGTGGAACGGCTTTGTCGCCGAGTACCCGGAGTGGTTCGCGCGCGTGGATGATGCGCGCGACTTCGAGGCGGTGAAGAAGGCGGGGAAGGTGGGGATCATGATCACCTTCCAGAACTCCGATCACTTCCGCGCGCCGGACGACGTCGACCAGTTCTACTCGTTAGGGCAGCGGCTGTCGCAGCTGACGTACAACTACCAGAACCGCATCGGGAGCGGCTTTCTGGAGGAGCGCGACGGCGGGCTCACCGTGTTCGGCAAGTCCATCGTGCAGCGCATGGAGCAGGTGGGGATGGCGGTGGATGTGTCGCACTGCGCCGACCGCACCACGCTCGACACGCTCGATATCGCCAAGCGACCGGTTGTCTTCTCGCACGCGAGCGCGCGCGGGCTCATGCCCGACCATGCGCGCTGCAAGACCGATGAGATGATCACCAAGATGGCGAAGACCGGCGGGGTGATGGGAATCCCGTTCCTGCGGATGATGATCTCGCCCACCGAACCGACCACCATCGAGCACGCGCTCAACCACTTCGACTATGTGCGCAAGCTCGTGGGGGTCGAGCACCTGGCGATGGGGAGCGACATGGACGTGGTGGGGAATCCCAACCCGGTGAACGGGGCGGGGCAGGGGAACCCGGCGACGCCTAACTTCGAACGGTATCACCTGCACGTCGGCGAGAAGGGGGAGTGGCTGCTGACCGTGCCGGGGCTGGATCATCCCAAGCGGACCTTCGACGTCGTCGAGGGGCTCATCCGCCGCGGCTACACCGACCAGCACATCGCCATGGTGCTGGGCGGGAACGCGATGCGCGTCTTCCGGAATCTGTGGGGGCAATGATGCGCGCCTCGGGGACCTTCACGGTCAAGCTCACGCCGCGGGCGGGCGATGCGTATGTCGACGGGAAGTCGTTAGGGCGCCTGACGATCGACAAGGTTTTCGAGGGCGACCTGTCGGGAACGAGCGTGGGGCAGATGTTGAGCGCAATGTCCGCGGTGAATGGATCGGCCCCCGACTCGAGGACCGACGGGCTGGAGTGGTTGCACGGGCACATGCAGATCATCATCGAGGGCGGGGTGCACTCGTATGTTTTCTAGCATGAGATCGGGGCGGGTGGCGCGCCGGCGGGGTTCGCGGGCAATGGCAAGCTCCATCGACCAGTTGTCGCAATCAGTCCCCGCCCAGGCATCGCTGCAGGAGGTCGGCGATACCAAGTATCGCCGCCCAACGCGTCAGTTCCGTGCGATCAAGCTTCGATTTCTGCAGCGCGACGATGGCGAGGACGTCGCGCCATTGCCGATCCGACGTTTCTCCACCGCGCCGAAACCATTCCAACTTGCGGAGGATGGTGTGCTCCGCGGTGTCGAACCAGAGACTGAGCGGAGGGTCCTCCCGCACCAGGACGGCAATGCGCGTACGTAGCCGCTCACCTTCAAACGCGTCCGACCCGGCCATGAAGAAGTCGATCTTCACGCCAGCCAGCATAGGAACGGCGTTGAATGACTCGTGAGTACGTATGGCATCGCGTGCGGCCTCCTCATCCACATAGTAGTCGGGGCGCAGGGCAGGGCAGCACACACGCGATCGACCTTCTCGAGCGGGATGTCGGCGACTATGTCCACATCCATGGTCGCGCGAGGCTCACCGTGAATGGAACTCGCGAGCGACCCCCCGATGACATACGGGATTGCCGCGGACTGCAAACGTGTCGCAACGTCAGCGGCGATCGCGAGTACGTCGGGGAGCTGTTCAGGGCTCATGGCGCGATGTCGAGTACACCCGAGCCGTCAACTCCGGTCCGAGCCGACGTTTGATGGCCGCCAGATGCAGCTCGGCGGCGGTCATCCACGGGTGCCGTCTCCGCAATCCTTCGCGCTCCAGCCAGAGCACTGCGCGCGTGAGGGAAGCGGCTTGCGCAAGCCGCGCAGCGGGTGTCATGGACCGCCAGATCGCCAACTGTGCATCGGTGGCGTCCAGTGACGTGTCAGAGGAGAGACGATGCGTCATACCATGACAA harbors:
- a CDS encoding galactose mutarotase is translated as MSPPRLITGLILTLLSVRAAAAASPQSVTRESFGTTRAGDAVDRYTLRNAHGVEVQVITYGAIITSLRTPDRAGRFDDIVLGFDRLADYEEKSPYFGAVVGRVANRVARGRFTLDGKEYTLAVNNGPNALHGGLKGFDKVIWRAESFKNDTSVGVVLTYTSKDGEEGYPGTLAVRVTYTLTQHDALVVDYHATTDKATPVNLSQHTYWNLAGTGPGRAPNAPLLDAGAHVLTIHATSYTPVDSTLIPTGEIARVAGTPFDFRTPTAIGARIGDRHQQLRFGGGYDHNLVLDRAVRDGKRTAIRVEEPTTGRTLDIATTEPGVQFYSGNFLDGTLTGKAGRRYAYRGTVVLETQHYPDSPNHPGFPNTILRPGQTFRSRTVFTFGVKS
- a CDS encoding NAD(P)-binding protein, which codes for MAALPAGAAHAAAALGGGEETQHEERGRMRDDGVTRRDFLNGVSMAVGASMLAPWGDLIAQGWDYGADYYPPAKTGLRGTHDGAWENMHARVAGKTWKRGAPEEQYDLIVVGGGISGLSSAFHFRKQRPNARILVLDNHDDFGGHAKRNEFSINGETRIGYGGTESIDTPSAYTAVARETLKEIGIVTQRFYDYFDQTLYAKLGLSKSILFDQENFGVRKLVTGYGKVSWEEFARNAPLNDQARADFIRVQTEEKDYLPGLSREEKYAKLSKVSYEAWLRDTCKVDRQLLELYRKFGISFWCVGIDQIPCTSVHEYDGGMPGLDHTLPRFGHRGDEPYIFHFPDGNASVARSLVRALIPAAMPGTTMEDLVTTRADYAQLDRKGAQVRIRLNSTAVHVAHAVSRKAVDVTYVTSTGGAHTVRAPRVILASYNMGIPYLCPELPAAQKKGLSYGVKVPLTYTKVLVPNWRAFARLGTDFVYYTKDFFKQVELDYPVSIGKYKRSQTPDDPMVLHMCYVHLDPVKTGPEGWREGRRKLMETSFAQFEFHVRDQLDAALKGGGFDAERDIKAITVNRWPHGYAYSPGLLWEPPYASEAEKPWVIGRQPFGRIAIANSDAGAQADTNSAITQAARAVGEVLAAV
- a CDS encoding membrane dipeptidase, which translates into the protein MALDPDPSRDALSRRAAITRLAAGVVAAPAILRGRYPLFRPHDARYAIEYSARAIKLVQESVVIDLLNQFRFADFAEKPPKSQLWLSKPRSMTPADWEVYRTSGYTVICLGHAPRDYADGLRFFAEWNGFVAEYPEWFARVDDARDFEAVKKAGKVGIMITFQNSDHFRAPDDVDQFYSLGQRLSQLTYNYQNRIGSGFLEERDGGLTVFGKSIVQRMEQVGMAVDVSHCADRTTLDTLDIAKRPVVFSHASARGLMPDHARCKTDEMITKMAKTGGVMGIPFLRMMISPTEPTTIEHALNHFDYVRKLVGVEHLAMGSDMDVVGNPNPVNGAGQGNPATPNFERYHLHVGEKGEWLLTVPGLDHPKRTFDVVEGLIRRGYTDQHIAMVLGGNAMRVFRNLWGQ
- a CDS encoding DUF3224 domain-containing protein, which encodes MMRASGTFTVKLTPRAGDAYVDGKSLGRLTIDKVFEGDLSGTSVGQMLSAMSAVNGSAPDSRTDGLEWLHGHMQIIIEGGVHSYVF
- a CDS encoding CBS domain-containing protein is translated as MPTIQALIDRKGGDVHAVGPNASVLEAAQLMNRRGIGGVVVLDADERIVGIFTERDILRRVVASGRDAAHTMVRDVATSDVVTMPLHTGIDECAALMSARRIRHLPVVDEGRLVGMVTTGDLLAYRVAESEATLQFMSSYLFDVR
- a CDS encoding alpha/beta hydrolase translates to MMRPLRTLAALTLLALAAALVLYLKHNPETAILDDAARRSAPGKFVQLADGVTHYDVTGPDAGPPVVLVHGFSVPSYIWDSTVVALSRAGYRVIRYDVYGRGWSDRPDVAYDGALFDRQLDGLLDSLHVTEPVHLMGLSFGGFVTGHFVPGHRARVRTLTLVDPVASSTPVPSFMGWPVVGDWIWQVTRVPGMADNQASDFLHPEHWPDWADRYRPQMQYKGFGRALLRSGMTSGRTNYDSLYAAVGRSGVPVLLIWGRQDQTVPIEKADVLKRAIPSLEFLAVDSAGHLPHMEQPLLVHTRMRAFLGAHDLPSASPVAFDSAAVRR
- a CDS encoding cyclase family protein, with the protein product MPKRLALAALFAVTAPISTHAQAIDLTRYRVVDLTHPLNAKTLYWPTAKTGFQLQEVAFGDTPGGYFYSSYTFAAPEHGGTHLDAPIHFHKGGLTADRIPVEQLIAPAVVIDISAKAAKDADYRLTVDDVLAWERKNGRIPRGAFVMLRTGWGVRWPNAKAYLGDDTPGDASKLHFPSYGVDAATLLVRERKVTALGADVASIDYGPSKDFKVHQIASAASVLGLENVARLEALPVRGATVIALPMKIEGGSGGPVRIVALVPRTGAR
- a CDS encoding M20/M25/M40 family metallo-hydrolase, whose amino-acid sequence is MRTPNARTTLAVLATLAALAAASVTLAPAARAQGFPTDDAVIRRIWDEGMTNKSQVARLAQVLMDSIGPRLSGSPAFLSATDWVSARYTEWGVPVRKEKYGTWTGWKRRYSHIDLIAPRERTLEGMILAWSPATTKPVEGDVVVIPELADSAAVKAWLPNVKGKFVLLSAPEPTCRPDENWERLARAPSVTAMKAARDSSKRFWNQRAQKLGSDPFPLLDASGAAGVVTTLWSAGWGVNKVFSARTKNVPVMDLSCEDYGLLHRLAANNQGPKMRLDARAENLPDAPMFNVVAELKGTEKPDEYVLLGAHLDSWDGASGATDNGTGTVMMMEAMRLLKAAYPNPKRTILVGHWGAEEQGLIGSRAFAEDHPEVVNGLQTAFNQDNGTWRIEYIRMMGLTGAAQHFGRWFSAIPSEIESLIDLDIPGVPETGGSDHMSFLCAGAPSFRLQSNYPDYRQYTWHTNRDTYDKLILDDLKNNATLAAMLAYQASEDPERVGRDKRVNKTAAGSDVPWPRCPQARRTPPQR